Proteins encoded within one genomic window of Humulus lupulus chromosome 1, drHumLupu1.1, whole genome shotgun sequence:
- the LOC133797556 gene encoding uncharacterized protein LOC133797556 encodes MGSLYLNMFKGWCFTTNLMHHPNGRIIVAWNPLSYDVDIRGSSSQWIHFTVSAKNRDPFDITVVYAANDMRGRERLWEDLENMAHGINGPWIVMGDFNAVLSPEDRFPYHGNGSELSSFQHCAETCRLTDMKFSGNFFTWNNKQAGKDRVCAKLDRVLANENWIGKFPNAEVVFFPEGDMDHSPFIVNFGTLIENKKPFRYFNFWSNLEGFQKTVAGSWRKEVQGTPMFCLISKLKRLRVDLKKLNRDGKGDVVVHEAKIHKQLLDTQVKLQLDPGNPLLIEEENLRRKEYEKAHKDLVQFLKQKVKEDWLK; translated from the coding sequence ATGGGGTCGTTATACCTTAATATGTTCAAGGGATGGTGCTTTACTACAAATTTAATGCATCATCCTAATGGTAGAATTATAGTGGCTTGGAATCCATTGTCTTATGATGTGGATATTAGAGGAAGTTCGAGCCAATGGATTCATTTTACTGTCTCAGCCAAGAATAGAGATCCTTTTGATATTACTGTAGTGTATGCAGCTAATGATATGAGAGGCAGAGAGAGGCTTTGGGAAGATTTGGAAAATATGGCTCATGGAATTAATGGGCCTTGGATAGTTATGGGAGACTTCAATGCAGTTCTTTCTCCTGAAGATAGGTTTCCTTATCATGGGAATGGTTCAGAATTATCTTCTTTTCAGCACTGTGCAGAAACTTGCAGGTTAACAGACATGAAATTTTCGGGTAACTTTTTTACTTGGAACAATAAACAAGCTGGCAAGGACAGGGTTTGTGCGAAGCTTGATAGAGTTTTAGCTAATGAGAATTGGATAGGGAAGTTCCCTAATGCTGAAGTGGTTTTTTTTCCTGAAGGTGATATGGACCATAGTCCATTTATAGTGAATTTTGGCACTCTTATTGAGAATAAGAAGCCTTTCAGATATTTCAATTTTTGGAGTAATCTTGAGGGGTTTCAAAAGACAGTAGCTGGCAGTTGGAGGAAGGAGGTTCAAGGAACTCCAATGTTTTGCTTGATATCGAAATTAAAAAGGCTGAGAGTGGATTTGAAAAAACTAAATAGAGATGGGAAAGGTGATGTTGTTGTGCATGAGGCAAAGATCCATAAGCAGTTGCTAGATACCCAAGTGAAACTTCAATTAGATCCTGGTAATCCCCtgttgattgaagaagagaaTTTAAGAAGGAAAGAGTACGAGAAAGCTCATAAAGATCTGGTGCAATTTCTAAAGCAAAAAGTTAAGGAGGATTGGCTTAAATAA